A region from the Myripristis murdjan chromosome 23, fMyrMur1.1, whole genome shotgun sequence genome encodes:
- the kmt2e gene encoding inactive histone-lysine N-methyltransferase 2E isoform X7: protein MSIVIPVGVDTADTSYLDMAAGSEPESVEASPVVVEKSSYPHQIYSSSSHHSHSYIGLPYADHNYGARPPPTPPASPPPSMLIRPGEGGLFVPGGQDEASRGTTLSTSEDGSYGADITRCICGFTHDDGYMICCDKCSAWQHIDCMGIDRQNIPETYLCERCQPRHLDRERAILLQTRKRECLSDGDTSATESGDEVPLELYSAFQHTPTTITLTTGRLGNKQADKKRKRSGEKEPPAASARAKKAFREGSRKSSRVKGAAPEQEPTEHPSLWENKIKTWMERYEEASSNQYSEDVQVLLRVKEQGDGKSLAYNTHPASFKPPVESQVQKNKKILKAVRDLAPDSLIIEYRGKFMLRQQFEANGYFFKRPYPFVLFYSKFDGLEMCVDARSFGNEARFIRRSCTPNSEVRHVIEDGMLHLYIYSLRPITKGTEITIGFDFDYGSCKYKVDCACVKGNQECPVLKHNLEPIENLGSGSRRRGSRKDKETARDDQGQNQNLGLDGEGKGKSIGDSKQRKLSPLRLSISNNQDPELYEDLEDKTSVSNEVEMESEEQIAERRRKMTREERKMEAILQAFARMEKREKRREQALERIGSNKTEVGGRSDIKEEPPATPETADSPAVVQPLLEVKEEPGLKPAKVKGSRNRKSFSRNRTHIGQQRRRARTISACSDLPPGSPAECIEPLATEAPEGEPPSAPEPEAITSQAPDTSPPQSSSPAPDRNRSGHKNFKTKKHFVSEWVGDKQQERGAVRTPEPAPERPLRISSDPEVLATQLNALPGMACSPQVYSTPKHYVRFSSPFLANRSPTTPGVPTGRRRSRELPETPPTTGSCKKRWLKQALEEEGSTSPARRPSLLMPCEGPLSPSINGDSDSPLPYNGNCSLPELPTPLKKRRLSPLDACMSESSTPYGSPCATPTRADQSETPATPLLLATPPRPRTEEPSMEPLPSTPTQTLSAPQESESSVDSSPEGGCRPITQEADRPPSLLSSPCVRAASSDALPTEGKMSGPVSPQPPAAESVDCGGEDRADSGVVEGCSEASSASESASSSYPGWIKSPERGPVGPAGLNFSPVNSNLKDLTPSHTLEPLAAPFRPEAPAGVAGSSTAGTGTAVGSSAPFSEGQGQLFYPCPEEGSSLGFSRSLSGDNAVEGGGSAQNPPQKKKVSLLEYRKRQREARRSGSKTECSSPVSTVPPLTVEAFPVAIDTTSEPPLPPAPTAPSNTNTIITTTVKEPQTSEEADTPGEKGEKEGGEGQWTSSTSVEQARERSYHRALLLSKDKEPDGETEGGDTPAVRDCPSPSLQKTPTHAPCSPGPAGTAQPPSRPAKEEESDAQPRTPNPTTQPPSKTTGPKPAPLTPTKLHTSPLPSSPVHYPGPSLLHSPKPQPQGSPFRSQRTLFSAQPQTQPQPQAQTGPAPFPQYNSQSAPPPPPPPPPAPTASAAYYPSQSASPAGPFPAFKPAVTSPYPPGSQPLMQTLPHSVHYQSSAAPPPPPPPPPHPIPGPTLLHVNLQPSPIQQHQLMLTAAPPPPPPPQGQTPQQQQQPPAGSTLLSLTPPPPPPPPPPAPSTSAPMQPHHFQNLGGFQPALLHPGAAANPSVPPSTYPPPHQQTGLPPPPPPPPQQTQPGQAQAQPSASQMPSGTRGAPASSTPFHSSGYLGTGWH, encoded by the exons ATGAGCATAGTCATCCCAGTAGGGGTGGACACAGCAGACACCTCATACCTGGACATGGCTGCAGGCTCAGA ACCAGAATCGGTGGAGGCCAGTCCTGTGGTGGTGGAAAAGTCCAGCTACCCACATCAGATCTACAGCAGTAGCTCCCACCACTCCCACAGTTACATTGGCCTGCCTTACGCT GACCATAACTATGGGGCACGGCCCCCACCCACGCCACCGGCGTCCCCTCCGCCCTCCATGCTGATCCGACCAGGCGAGGGAGGGCTGTTTGTTCCAGGGGGGCAGGACGAGGCGTCCAGGGGCACCACACTCAGCACCTCAGAGGACGGCAGCTACGGGGCCGACATCACCCGCTGCATCTGTGGCTTCACCCACGATGACGGCTACATGATCTGCTGCGACAAGTGCAG TGCTTGGCAGCATATAGACTGCATGGGTATCGACAGGCAGAACATTCCTGAGACCTACCTGTGTGAGCGCTGCCAACCACGGCacctggacagagagagggccATCTTGCTGCAGACTAGAAAGAGAGAATGTTTGTCTG aCGGGGACACCAGTGCCACAGAGAGTGGAGATGAGGTGCCGCTAGAGCTCTACTCTGCCTTCCAACACACGCCCACCACTATCACCCTGACTACTGGGCGCCTTGGCAATAAGCAGGCTGACAAAAAACGCAAGAGGAGTGGTGAAAAAGAGCCTCCAGCAGCCTCCGCCCGAGCTAAGAAG GCCTTCCGAGAGGGTTCCAGAAAATCCTCCAGAGTAAAG GGTGCAGCTCCAGAGCAGGAGCCGACAGAGCACCCATCTCTGTGGGAGAACAAGATCAAGACGTGGATGGAGCGCTATGAGGAGGCCAGTAGCAATCAGTACAGTGAGGACGTCCAGGTGCTGCTGCGTGTCAAAGAGCAAGGTGACGGAAAGAGTCTGGCTTACAACACGCATCCAGCATCCTTCAAGCCACCTGTGGAG AGTCAGGTCCAGAAAAATAAGAAGATCCTGAAGGCAGTGAGAGACCTGGCTCCCGACTCCCTCATTATAGAGTACAGGGGCAAGTTCATGCTCCGGCAGCAGTTTGAGGCCAACGGATACTTCTTCAAGAG aCCGTACccatttgtattgttttactCTAAGTTTGATGGGCTGGAGATGTGTGTGGATGCTCGCAGTTTTGGCAATGAGGCACGCTTCATCCGACGTTCCTGCACCCCCAACTCTGAA GTGCGGCATGTCATTGAGGATGGTATGCTGCATTTGTACATTTACTCATTGAGGCCTATCACCAAGGGCACAGAGATCAccattggctttgattttgacTATGGCAGCTG taaatacAAGGTAGACTGTGCCTGTGTGAAGGGGAACCAGGAGTGCCCAGTCCTGAAGCACAACCTGGAGCCCATAGAAAACCTTGGTTCAGGAAGTCGGCGCAGAGGGAGCCGCAAGGACAAGGAGACCGCTCGGGATGACCAGGGCCAGAACCAGAATTTGGGCTTGGATGGCGAGGGGAAGGGCAAGAGCATAGGCGACAGCAAGCAGAGGAAACTCTCACCGCTCCGCCTCTCCATTTCAAACAACCAG GATCCTGAGTTATATGAGGATCTAGAAGACAAAACCTCCGTTAGCAATGAAGTAGAGATGGAGTCAGAGGAGCAGattgcagagaggaggaggaagatg ACACGAGAGGAGCGAAAGATGGAGGCCATTCTGCAAGCCTTTGCCCGgatggagaagagggagaaacgCAGGGAGCAGGCCCTGGAGAGAATTGGTAGCAACAAGACAGAGGTTGGGGGCCGCAGTGACATTAAGGAGGAACCTCCAGCCACACCAGAAACGGCAGATTCCCCAGCTGTTGTGCAG CCACTGTTGGAGGTGAAAGAGGAGCCAGGACTGAAACCAGCAAAGGTCAAAGGCTCACGGAATAGGAAAAGCTTTTCCAGGAACCGCACGCACATAGGCCAGCAGCGTCGGCGAGCTCGCACCATCAGTGCTTGTTCTGACTTGCCCCCTGGCTCTCCAGCAGAGTGCATAGAACCTCTGGCCACTGAAGCCCCCGAAGGAGAGCCGCCCAGTGCTCCCGAACCTGAGGCCATTACCTCCCAAGCCCCAGACACCAGCCCTCCACAGAGTAGCTCACCTGCACCTGACCGAAACCGCTCCGGGCACAAGAACTTCAAAACTAAGAAG CACTTTGTCAGTGAGTGGGTGGGGGACAAGCAGCAGGAACGAGGGGCAGTGCGAACCCCAGAGCCAGCACCAGAGAGGCCGTTGAGAATCAGCAGTGACCCCGAAGTCCTTGCCACCCAACTTAACGCCCTACCAGGCATGGCCTGCTCGCCACAGGTCTACAGCACGCCCAAACACTATGTTCGCTTCTCCTCCCCTTTCCTGGCAAACCGTAGCCCCACCACCCCTGGGGTCCCCACTGGGCGACGGCGCTCCAGAGAGCTGCCAGAGACGCCGCCTACCACTGGCTCCTGTAAAAAG CGATGGTTGAAGCAggctctggaggaggagggctctACCAGCCCTGCCAGACGGCCCAGCCTCCTCATGCCTTGTGAGGGCCCTCTAAGCCCCTCCATCAACGGAGACTCTGACAGCCCTCTACCCTACAATGGAAATTGTTCGCTACCAG AATTGCCCACGCCTCTGAAAAAGCGGCGGTTGAGCCCTTTAGATGCCTGTATGTCTGAGAGTTCAACACCCTACGGCTCCCCTTGTGCCACGCCAACCAGGGCGGACCAATCAGAAACACCCGCAACACCCTTGTTGCTGGCCACCCCACCACGTCCCCGCACTGAAGAGCCCAGTATGGAGCCCTTACCCAGTACCCCAACACAGACACTTAGTGCCCCACAGGAG AGTGAATCCTCAGTAGACAGTTCTCCAGAAGGCGGTTGCAGACCCATTACCCAAGAG GCTGATCGTCCCCCTTCGCTGCTCTCCTCCCCCTGTGTCAGGGCTGCTAGTTCAGACGCGCTCCCAACAGAGGGCAAGATGTCAGGCCCTGTGAGCCCCCAGCCTCCTGCAGCTGAGTCTGTTGACTGTGGTGGAGAAGACAGGGCTGACAGCGGAGTCGTGGAAGGCTGTAGTGAGGCTTCCTCTGCCTCCGAATCAGCCTCTTCCTCCTACCCTGGCTGGATAAAAAGCCCAGAGAGAGGTCCTGTTGGACCAGCTGGCCTGAACTTTTCTCCAGTGAACTCCAACTTGAAGGATCTcaccccctcacacactctAGAGCCCCTGGCAGCTCCCTTCAGGCCTGAGGCTCCAGCTGGGGTGGCAGGGAGTAGCACAGCAGGAACAGGGACAGCGGTTGGGTCTTCAGCCCCCTTCAGTGAAGGCCAGGGTCAGCTCTTCTACCCCTGCCCTGAGGAAGGGAGTTCCCTGGGCTTCTCTCGCTCATTGAGTGGGGACAACGCTGTAGAGGGAGGGGGGTCAGCGCAGAACCCCCCACAGAAGAAAAAG GTGTCCCTGTTAGAGTACAGGAAACGTCAGCGTGAGGCTCGTCGCAGCGGCTCCAAGACAGAGTGCAGCTCTCCAGTTTCCACCGTGCCGCCTTTGACCGTGGAAGCCTTCCCTGTTGCCATAGACACCACCAGTGAACCTCCCCTACCACCTGCTCCCACAGCTCCCAGCAATACcaacaccatcatcaccaccactgtAAAGGAGCCCCAGACCAGTGAGGAAGCAGACACCcctggagagaaaggagagaaggaggggggagaaGGACAGTG GACGTCATCCACCTCCGTGGAACAAGCCAGAGAACGCAGCTAtcacagagctctgctgctcagcaAGGATAAAGAACCAG atggagagacagagggtggTGACACACCAGCAGTGAGAGATTGTCCATCTCCAAGTCTTCAGAAGACCCCAACGCATGCA CCCTGCTCACCTGGTCCCGCTGGCACCGCTCAGCCGCCCAGTCGGCCAGCcaaggaggaagaaagtgacGCTCAGCCTCGGACACCCAATCCCACCACCCAGCCGCCAAGCAAGACCACAGGCCCCAAGCCAGCCCCTCTGACCCCGACTAAGCTGCAtacctcccctctcccctcctccccggTCCACTATCCAGGTCCCTCACTCCTCCACTCGCCCAAGCCCCAGCCTCAGGGCTCGCCCTTCCGCAGCCAGAGGACACTATTCTCTGCCCAGCCTCAAACCCAGCCGCAGCCCCAGGCTCAGACTGGCCCGGCCCCTTTCCCCCAGTACAACAGCCAGAGTGCTCCCCcgccgcctccccctcctccaccagcaCCCACAGCCTCGGCAGCCTACTACCCCAGCCAGAGCGCCTCACCTGCCGGGCCCTTTCCTGCGTTCAAGCCAGCCGTCACGTCCCCCTATCCTCCTGGTTCTCAGCCCTTGATGCAGACTCTTCCCCACAGTGTGCACTACCAGAGCTCAGCTGCCCCgcctcctcccccacctccacccccacacCCAATCCCTGGCCCCACCCTGCTACACGTCAACCTGCAGCCTTCTCCCATCCAGCAGCACCAGCTCATGCTGACAgctgcacctcctccacctcctcccccgcAGGGCCAAaccccccagcagcagcagcagcctcctgcTGGCAGCACCCTCCTGTCACTCacccctccgcctcctcctccgccaccTCCCCCTGCCCCCTCGACCAGCGCCCCCATGCAGCCCCACCACTTTCAGAACTTAGGTGGTTTTCAACCGGCCTTGCTGCACCCTGGTGCGGCCGCGAACCCTTCAGTGCCCCCATCCACCTACCCTCCACCCCACCAGCAGACCGGactgcctccccctccccctccgcctcccCAACAGACTCAGCCAGGCCAGGCCCAGGCCCAGCCCTCAGCCTCCCAGATGCCTAGTGGGACTCGTGGAGCCCCTGCGTCCTCGACCCCCTTCCACAGTTCGGGGTACCTGGGCACAGGATGGCACTGA